From a single Aquincola tertiaricarbonis genomic region:
- a CDS encoding tetratricopeptide repeat protein has product MSATPGTPAAMAAARTLFLEGVAHYEAGRAEEAVQRFEAALALAPGRVSVLINLGAARLKLGRREAAIEALDSALAAEPQHADAWLHRGLAAGELGRHEEALASFDRALALDAGSGTAQFYRAMSLSHLRRHAEALDTLDRLLQHQPQRATAWLLQAQTLQMLNRHAEALPAYRRAVAADPQLGAAWSQLGQLLKDLGQRDEARAAFERALAAGDDPATNRYFLAALGHGPAPETAPAHYVRALFDGYADDFEPHLLEVLRYRAHEDVAAAALAAWQAGQPPGMPPDWALDLGCGTGLCGARLKPPARHLEGVDLSQTMIHAARARGVYDTLAHADVVQHLQASARHYDLVVAADTFIYLGDLGPLFAALRPRLRPGSVLAFSVETAEAGPDDSAPDYRLNAQLRYAHSQAYLQRLARLHGLLVVSAEPRVLREEQRQPVRGWIVAMRTDNGASPVN; this is encoded by the coding sequence TTGAGCGCCACGCCCGGCACGCCCGCCGCGATGGCGGCGGCGCGCACGCTGTTCCTGGAAGGCGTGGCGCATTACGAGGCCGGCCGCGCCGAAGAAGCCGTGCAGCGCTTCGAGGCGGCCCTGGCGCTGGCGCCCGGCCGCGTGTCGGTGCTCATCAACCTGGGCGCGGCACGCTTGAAGCTGGGCCGGCGCGAAGCCGCGATCGAGGCGCTGGACAGCGCGCTGGCGGCCGAGCCGCAGCATGCCGATGCTTGGCTGCACCGCGGCCTGGCCGCCGGCGAACTGGGCCGCCACGAAGAAGCGCTGGCCAGCTTCGACCGTGCGCTGGCGCTGGACGCCGGCAGCGGCACCGCGCAGTTCTACCGCGCGATGAGCCTGAGCCACCTGCGGCGCCATGCCGAGGCGCTGGACACGCTGGACCGCCTGCTGCAGCACCAGCCGCAACGTGCCACCGCCTGGCTGCTGCAGGCGCAGACGCTGCAGATGCTGAACCGCCATGCCGAGGCCCTGCCCGCCTACCGGCGCGCGGTGGCCGCCGACCCGCAGCTGGGCGCCGCCTGGAGCCAGCTGGGCCAGCTGCTCAAGGACCTGGGCCAGCGCGACGAAGCCCGCGCCGCCTTCGAGCGTGCGCTGGCCGCCGGCGACGACCCGGCCACCAACCGCTACTTCCTGGCCGCGCTGGGCCACGGCCCGGCGCCCGAGACGGCGCCGGCGCATTACGTGCGCGCGCTGTTCGATGGTTATGCCGACGACTTCGAGCCCCACCTGCTGGAGGTGCTGCGCTACCGCGCCCATGAAGACGTGGCCGCCGCCGCGCTGGCCGCCTGGCAGGCAGGACAGCCGCCCGGCATGCCGCCGGACTGGGCGCTGGACCTGGGCTGTGGCACCGGCCTGTGCGGCGCGCGCCTGAAGCCGCCCGCCCGCCACCTGGAGGGCGTGGACCTGTCGCAGACCATGATCCACGCCGCCCGCGCGCGCGGCGTGTACGACACGCTGGCCCACGCCGACGTGGTGCAGCACCTGCAGGCCAGCGCCCGCCACTACGACCTCGTGGTGGCGGCCGACACCTTCATCTACCTGGGCGACCTGGGCCCGCTGTTCGCGGCGCTGCGGCCGCGGCTGCGGCCCGGTTCGGTGCTGGCGTTTTCGGTGGAAACCGCCGAGGCGGGGCCGGATGACAGCGCGCCCGACTACCGCCTGAACGCGCAGCTGCGCTATGCCCACAGCCAGGCTTACCTGCAGCGGCTGGCCCGCCTGCATGGCCTGCTGGTGGTCAGTGCGGAACCGCGCGTGCTGCGTGAAGAGCAACGCCAGCCGGTGCGGGGCTGGATCGTCGCCATGAGGACCGACAACGGTGCATCACCCGTGAACTAG
- a CDS encoding IclR family transcriptional regulator translates to MSRRRLTDTDTPAEEDRRYVTALARGLEVLRCFKPQDRWLSHQEIARRTGLPQATVSRLTFTLVHLGYLRHQADSGHYALAGGVLALGFSMLSNFDIARIARPVMQALADEVEAAVSMGLRHQLQMVYVAHCRGAGRLTLGLDVGARLPLPDTAMGRALLCALPEAERDGVCAHLAQAQPDQWPRQQRALAAALQQYADQGYVLSEQDWQHEISAVGVPVEVGDGRPPLALTIGGPSSYLTHSLLLRLGPRLVQAAAQISRQIHQGGA, encoded by the coding sequence ATGAGCCGCCGCCGCCTGACCGACACCGACACACCTGCCGAGGAAGACCGGCGCTATGTCACCGCCCTGGCCCGCGGGCTGGAGGTGCTGCGCTGCTTCAAGCCGCAAGACCGCTGGCTCTCGCACCAGGAGATCGCGCGCCGCACCGGGCTGCCGCAGGCCACGGTGTCGCGGCTCACCTTCACGCTGGTGCATCTGGGCTACCTGCGCCACCAGGCCGACAGTGGCCACTATGCGCTGGCGGGCGGCGTGCTGGCGCTGGGTTTCAGCATGCTCAGCAATTTCGACATCGCGCGCATCGCGCGGCCGGTGATGCAGGCGCTGGCCGACGAGGTGGAAGCCGCCGTGTCCATGGGCCTGCGCCACCAGCTGCAGATGGTGTACGTGGCCCACTGCCGCGGTGCCGGCCGCCTGACGCTGGGGCTGGACGTGGGCGCGCGCCTGCCCCTGCCCGACACCGCGATGGGCCGCGCGCTGCTGTGTGCGCTGCCCGAGGCCGAGCGTGACGGCGTGTGCGCCCACCTGGCCCAGGCCCAGCCCGACCAGTGGCCGCGCCAGCAACGGGCGCTGGCCGCGGCCTTGCAGCAGTACGCGGATCAGGGCTACGTGCTGTCAGAGCAGGACTGGCAGCACGAGATCAGCGCGGTGGGCGTGCCGGTGGAGGTGGGCGATGGCCGGCCGCCGCTGGCGCTGACCATCGGCGGCCCCAGCAGCTACCTCACGCATTCGCTGCTGCTGCGCCTGGGGCCGCGGCTGGTGCAGGCGGCGGCGCAGATCAGCCGGCAGATCCATCAAGGCGGAGCGTAG
- a CDS encoding DUF2789 domain-containing protein, producing MDAPVHDLGELFSQLGLPSSPEEIEQFIATHRGLPPEVLLSEAPFWSPAQAQFLKEEWREDADWAPLVDQLNVRLR from the coding sequence ATGGACGCACCGGTGCACGACCTGGGCGAATTGTTCAGCCAGCTGGGCCTGCCTTCCAGCCCCGAGGAGATCGAGCAGTTCATTGCCACCCACCGCGGCCTGCCGCCCGAGGTGCTGCTGAGCGAGGCGCCGTTCTGGTCGCCCGCGCAGGCGCAGTTCCTGAAGGAGGAATGGCGCGAGGACGCGGACTGGGCGCCGCTGGTGGACCAGCTCAACGTCCGCCTGCGTTGA
- a CDS encoding DUF6351 family protein, translating into MKQYPPGPALCATPLALAIMLLAGCGSNGSDDPPVQIKTLSTRADLVTDGDAMVEIVLPSGAQADGLKVEVGGRDVSSAFALRNGRLTGLVTGLAAGENTLVASTRNASAAELKITNTGRGGPIISGPQTVPYVCATPVPQAATGTLPATHASGLGTAAVDAQCNIATEYKLYYKTTAASCSFALPDPSPNVPFDSTTPPTTATPPANPCFKPYTVGSTPADLATTTTDSGATVPYIVRVERGTMNRGIYDIAVLFDPAKPWTPVEPQAQWNGKVLYQFGASTGQPRRQFRPATAWTDDKSLSRGFMVVANSLTDSLQNSNRVMMTETVMMMKEHISDSYGAIKYTMGSGCSGGSINANMNASIAPGLLDGMTISCAYPDSESTLLEVNDCVLLVEAYQKPAWLNLMTTAGLTPAQANAKKAAINGHRDQTGCHAWFNRFGTNAQVGNYFARTVVDNTTGAINQASTLTNNCQLPTSQVFDKTSNPNGARCSAWDWATSIWGKSGDGNRSRETRDNTGVQYGLKALMDGAITGEEFVTLNEIVGGVDKDSQLVAARSQADTTALDIAYKAGIVMSGQQLAKTAVIDMRGYDDSLIDVPPGITAFPQALVGIHHQWRSFSIRDRLDKANGNHDNQVIWRFGRNGFTPSATMATSAFLTMDEWLTKVKADTSTATIEQKLKAAKPAGASDHCLLSTDAAQATKVTDTAACDADPYLRKSASPRQVAGGPLTEDVLKCQLKPVNAADYNGLLSAAQLTRLQAVFSTGVCDWSKPGVGQQPAVGWLTFAAGLGGQPLPAEPVSRAR; encoded by the coding sequence GTGAAGCAGTACCCCCCTGGCCCGGCGCTGTGCGCCACCCCGCTCGCCCTCGCGATCATGCTGCTGGCCGGCTGCGGCAGCAACGGCAGTGACGATCCCCCGGTGCAGATCAAGACCTTGTCCACCCGCGCCGACCTGGTGACCGACGGCGACGCGATGGTGGAGATCGTGCTGCCCTCGGGCGCCCAGGCCGACGGCCTGAAGGTGGAGGTGGGCGGCCGTGACGTGAGCAGCGCCTTCGCGCTGCGCAATGGCCGCCTCACCGGCCTGGTGACCGGCCTGGCCGCGGGCGAGAACACCCTGGTGGCCAGCACCCGCAATGCCAGCGCCGCCGAGCTGAAGATCACCAACACCGGTCGTGGCGGCCCGATCATCTCGGGCCCGCAGACGGTGCCTTACGTGTGCGCCACGCCGGTACCGCAGGCGGCCACGGGCACCCTGCCCGCCACCCATGCCAGCGGCCTGGGCACCGCGGCGGTGGATGCGCAGTGCAACATCGCCACCGAATACAAGCTGTACTACAAGACCACGGCGGCCAGCTGCAGCTTCGCGCTGCCCGACCCGTCGCCCAACGTGCCGTTCGACAGCACCACGCCGCCCACCACGGCCACGCCGCCGGCCAACCCCTGCTTCAAGCCCTATACGGTGGGCAGCACGCCGGCTGACCTGGCCACCACCACCACCGACAGCGGCGCCACCGTGCCCTACATCGTGCGGGTGGAGCGCGGCACCATGAACCGCGGCATCTACGACATCGCGGTGCTGTTCGACCCCGCCAAGCCCTGGACGCCGGTGGAGCCGCAGGCGCAATGGAACGGCAAGGTGCTGTACCAGTTCGGCGCCAGCACCGGCCAGCCGCGCCGGCAGTTCCGCCCCGCCACCGCCTGGACCGACGACAAGTCGCTGTCGCGCGGCTTCATGGTGGTGGCCAACAGCCTGACCGACTCGCTGCAGAACTCCAACCGGGTGATGATGACCGAGACGGTCATGATGATGAAGGAGCACATCAGCGACAGCTACGGCGCCATCAAGTACACGATGGGCAGCGGCTGCTCGGGCGGCTCGATCAACGCCAACATGAACGCGTCCATCGCCCCGGGGCTGCTGGATGGCATGACCATCTCCTGCGCCTACCCCGACTCGGAATCGACGCTGCTGGAAGTCAACGACTGCGTGCTGCTGGTCGAGGCCTACCAGAAGCCCGCCTGGCTGAACCTGATGACCACCGCCGGCCTGACGCCTGCGCAGGCCAATGCGAAGAAGGCGGCCATCAATGGTCACCGCGACCAGACCGGCTGCCATGCCTGGTTCAACCGCTTCGGCACCAATGCGCAGGTCGGCAACTACTTCGCGCGCACCGTGGTGGACAACACCACCGGCGCCATCAACCAGGCCAGCACGCTGACCAACAACTGCCAGCTGCCCACCAGCCAGGTGTTCGACAAGACCAGCAACCCCAACGGCGCCCGCTGCAGCGCCTGGGACTGGGCCACCTCCATCTGGGGCAAGTCAGGTGACGGCAACCGCTCGCGCGAAACGCGCGACAACACCGGTGTGCAGTACGGCCTGAAGGCGCTGATGGATGGCGCCATCACCGGCGAAGAGTTCGTCACGCTCAACGAGATCGTCGGCGGCGTGGACAAGGACTCGCAGCTGGTGGCCGCCCGCTCGCAGGCCGACACCACCGCGCTGGACATCGCGTACAAGGCCGGCATCGTGATGAGCGGCCAGCAGCTGGCCAAGACGGCGGTGATCGACATGCGCGGCTACGACGATTCGCTGATCGACGTGCCGCCGGGCATCACCGCCTTCCCGCAGGCGCTGGTGGGCATCCACCACCAGTGGCGCAGCTTCAGCATCCGCGACCGGCTGGACAAGGCCAACGGCAACCACGACAACCAGGTGATCTGGCGCTTCGGCCGCAACGGCTTCACCCCCTCGGCCACCATGGCCACCAGCGCCTTCCTCACCATGGACGAGTGGCTGACCAAGGTGAAGGCCGACACCAGCACCGCCACCATCGAGCAAAAGCTGAAGGCCGCCAAGCCGGCCGGCGCCAGCGACCACTGCCTGCTGAGCACCGATGCCGCCCAGGCCACCAAGGTGACCGACACCGCGGCCTGCGACGCCGACCCGTACCTGCGCAAGTCGGCCTCGCCGCGCCAGGTGGCCGGCGGCCCGCTGACCGAAGACGTGCTCAAGTGCCAGCTCAAGCCGGTGAACGCGGCCGACTACAACGGCCTGCTCAGCGCCGCGCAGCTCACGCGGCTGCAGGCGGTGTTCAGCACCGGCGTGTGCGACTGGAGCAAGCCCGGCGTTGGCCAGCAGCCGGCCGTCGGCTGGCTGACCTTCGCCGCCGGCCTGGGCGGCCAGCCGCTGCCGGCCGAGCCGGTGTCCCGCGCGAGGTAA
- a CDS encoding sensor domain-containing diguanylate cyclase, producing the protein MGEANTLPAAATPRAWSIRVMLAALVAACVLPAAIAAGLLLVQDYRLQRERLYRQELLLAQGAVAEIDRELGRIGAVLESLATSRELVNGHLADFHDRASQALAVGLVDNYVLMARDGRQLLNTLQPYGTPLPRAGVGPDLARVFDRGELTVTGLVASSVSKEQMISVAVPVWRDGKVVQALAVGLSPARVAGLLRRHNLPENWIATVVDGHGTIIARSLDNARFVGSPAQPELVEAILGRREGVYDARTHEGFEVITAFSRSMVADWSVAVGAPQAEVTRQLYRSIAIAALGVAAAIGLGMLVALGWARRLTRSVQGLIGPALALGRGELVAAPRTGLKEADAVGEVLEQASKMLAHAQHLAHTDALTGLSNRLLFEALAHRQLIDDQRNGQRRVLLALDLDGFKGVNDHHGHAMGDQVLKIAAQRIVGSLRSADVPARLGGDEFVVLLSDTAPDGAATVAEKLVRALSEPYPGVRQPVSASVGIAVAPAAGATVADLLRRADEALYEAKRAGKRRWAARA; encoded by the coding sequence GTGGGTGAAGCGAACACGCTGCCTGCCGCAGCCACGCCGCGCGCATGGTCCATCCGGGTGATGCTGGCGGCGCTGGTGGCCGCCTGCGTGCTGCCGGCCGCCATCGCCGCCGGCCTGCTGCTGGTTCAGGACTACCGGCTGCAGCGCGAGCGCCTGTACCGCCAGGAACTGCTGCTGGCCCAGGGCGCGGTGGCCGAGATCGACCGTGAGCTCGGCCGCATCGGCGCGGTGCTCGAATCGCTGGCCACCAGCCGCGAGCTGGTCAACGGCCACCTGGCCGATTTCCACGACCGCGCCAGCCAGGCACTGGCGGTGGGTCTGGTGGACAACTACGTGCTGATGGCGCGCGACGGCCGCCAGCTGCTCAACACCCTGCAGCCTTACGGCACGCCGCTGCCGCGCGCGGGCGTAGGCCCCGACCTGGCGCGCGTGTTCGACCGCGGCGAGCTGACGGTGACCGGCCTTGTCGCCAGTTCGGTCTCGAAGGAGCAGATGATTTCGGTGGCGGTGCCAGTGTGGCGCGACGGCAAGGTGGTGCAGGCGCTGGCGGTGGGTCTGTCGCCGGCGCGGGTGGCCGGCCTGCTGCGCCGCCACAACCTGCCCGAGAACTGGATCGCTACCGTGGTGGACGGGCACGGCACCATCATCGCCCGCTCGCTGGACAACGCGCGCTTCGTCGGCAGCCCGGCGCAGCCCGAGTTGGTGGAGGCCATCCTGGGCCGCCGTGAAGGCGTGTACGACGCCCGCACGCACGAGGGCTTCGAGGTCATCACCGCCTTCAGCCGCTCGATGGTGGCCGATTGGAGCGTGGCCGTGGGCGCGCCGCAGGCGGAGGTCACCCGCCAGCTGTATCGCTCCATCGCCATCGCGGCGCTGGGTGTGGCGGCGGCCATCGGCCTGGGCATGCTGGTGGCGCTGGGCTGGGCGCGGCGGCTCACGCGGTCGGTGCAGGGCCTGATCGGCCCTGCGCTGGCGCTGGGCCGTGGCGAGCTGGTGGCCGCGCCGCGCACCGGCCTGAAGGAGGCCGATGCGGTGGGCGAGGTCCTGGAACAGGCATCCAAGATGCTGGCCCACGCCCAGCACCTGGCGCACACCGATGCCCTGACCGGCCTGAGCAACCGGCTGCTGTTCGAGGCGCTGGCCCACCGGCAGCTGATCGACGACCAGCGCAACGGCCAGCGCCGCGTGCTGCTGGCGCTGGACCTGGACGGCTTCAAGGGCGTGAACGACCACCACGGCCATGCGATGGGCGATCAGGTGCTGAAGATCGCGGCGCAGCGCATCGTGGGCAGCCTGCGCTCGGCCGACGTGCCGGCGCGCCTGGGCGGCGACGAGTTCGTGGTGCTGCTCAGCGACACCGCGCCCGATGGCGCTGCCACCGTGGCCGAGAAACTGGTGCGCGCCCTGTCGGAACCCTACCCCGGTGTGCGGCAGCCGGTGTCGGCCAGCGTCGGCATCGCGGTGGCGCCCGCCGCCGGCGCCACGGTGGCCGACCTGTTGCGCCGCGCCGACGAGGCCTTGTACGAGGCCAAGCGCGCCGGCAAGCGGCGTTGGGCCGCCCGCGCCTGA